The Larimichthys crocea isolate SSNF chromosome I, L_crocea_2.0, whole genome shotgun sequence genomic interval ACACCAAGAATTTCGCCACATTTGCGCACGTAGAACTCAAGATCATCGTCCGTGCCTGTGAATAGAACCAGTTGAAAAAAATTAACAGGATGGTAACTTTCTAAACCCAACAGTTAACTAAGCATAATTTAAGTACTGAACTTACACTTATTGGTGAGCTGTGCCAGGCGCACCTTCTCAGAAGAGAAGGTTTCATCTAGATCAAACAGGTCCAACATGGGTGGAGGCAAATCACTTAAAGCAGGAGGGAAGACCTAAAAAGATGACGCCAATGTCTGAGTTTAAACTTGCAAGGCTTTGGCCTGTGACAGGCCTCATACTTGTCTCCAAAGCCACCAAATTccttttaattataattaatgtaAATTTCTGTCACATGAGTCATGTATTGCTGCCTTGAGCTGCAGCAACTAACGTTAGTCCAGATACGAGCTAACATGTCAAAACACTGATAATGCAAACTAATCAATCTGTGTTCCACAAGGGATATACTGTTTGTGAAGGTAGCCTGCTGGCTAATTTTGTCCACAGCAGTGTTTAGCTTCTGTTCCTACTGTAGGCATGCACTGATTATGGAggagtacctcatacaaccccaatTCTATAAATCCAAACTAActctttaatgtttcagttgtGTATATGACTCTATAAAATGAATTCTGGAACAGTAACGCAGGACTCAAACTCACAGCAAGTTGAAGCTGAGGCAGAGGGGTCTCAAACTGCGGCGTGATCAGCTGAAGCGGCTCATCTTTGACATTAAGCTGCTTGTAAGCGCTGccgaaaaaacaaacattaaagttgtTGGCTAAGAAGAAATGCAGAGAGGTGAGGCACTCAGGCTTATTCTGCATACTCACCCAATGACTTGGGGCAAAGTGTCAGTTGACAAATTGAACAAAGACATATCGAACAGAGACGTGAAGTCTCGGGGGTTTTCATCACCCTCTTGTAAACACACTCTGAGCTGGTCTGACAAGCACCCTGTGTCTGGCAACATGTTGTAATCTGTGATCTGTGGGAGAAAGTgacatgatggatgtcagctgaTTTAAAAGACAACAGCGACGCCATTCTCCTGTCAAGTACACTCTCTCACCTCTGGGTCTTCGGCGTCAATCTGATTCAGCTGAATGTTGTCAGTCATGAGCCACTGGAGCACAACGTCCTAGAAAGCAAAGGCATGATGCGCTGCTGTGCACAAATATTTCTGCTTGAATTCCACAGTAAATGTGAACTGCACTCACCATGATTTTACTGTTCTCCTCTTTGTCTATGTATTGGTCACTGAACATGTGGCAGGAACCCAACACTGCCAGCTTGCCAGTCTCCTTCACGagacaaaaaacatctttcagcatcacaagtacacacacatattattacaGTCTCAAAACTATGTTGTGCTTCTGACCTTTCCTTGATGGAATGCCAGCACAGGCCTGTTGAGGGGGAAGCAGACTGAGCCAGTTGAAAGAACAGCTACAGCAGGCTTCATCACACTCAGTGTGGCTCCATATGGGTACACAAATGTCAGAGCTCTACAGGAGAACAAAAAAGATTAAGCTCAATATAACTTCAAAACATTAAATGCAGTATTTTATGTAGAAGACAGGAATATAATAGTAAATCTCTTACTGAGCATCATTTCCGATATTTTCATCTTCAGTGATTCCTGTGACCACTTTGCCAGCAGCCCGACTTATCTCTCTGAACGAGAAAATGGCAGAGAATTGGGACACTGACATTCATTCACTTGCAAGCTAATTTATTTAAGCGCTGgatatttttttacaacttgATCCGAATACACATATATcctacaaacaaacactctgtgCTTGCGCGAGAAAGGTAGCTGTAGCAACAAACCTGTTTAATACACCATTGGACACAAGCGCCTCCTTAGGATGGAAGTATTTGTAATACACGTTCCTCACAACGGCATCTGCAGCGGCGACACacgagaaagaaaacagacaccACAGAGCTCAACACAACGGCAACAAAAAATGACCCGAAGCTGCACAGATAGATAGAAATTCCAACACGTACCATTGTTGACCATTATCCCGTACTCCTCCAGGAGAAAGTTGATATTGGTGTCGTATTTCATTTCTCCTCCTTCGCCGAGCATGACCAGCACATTCCCTCCTGTGTCCAGGTAGTGCTTCAGCACCTCCAGctgaaataaagcagcagagtAGAGTAGAGCTCTCAGTTTCTGGAGCGGGTTATATGgaaggaaaaacatgtttcGGCATGtttatgatatatatttattgacaAACACCGACTTTTTTCACCCCCTCTTAATATGTCACCTCTGATGCTGTGAACTTCTCCCTCGGGCCTGCAGTTATCCACAACCTGACACCCTTCAGCTTGTCCAAAGACAGCTCTTCCTTCATactagaagagagagagagagatagatagatagatagatagatagatagatagatagatagatagatagatagatagatagatactttattgatcccgaaggaaattcaagcatccagtagcagcatgcaaacatacattagaattaacctataacacaggaGCCATGTGTTAAATTGACCTGAGATAGATCtagatttaaatatgtacagaggaattaaacatttgcacagaCAGCATTTATCTTTTAATGACAGGTTCTCAACACTCCTGCAAAACTATGGAAATGTTCAAAAGTCCAAAGTGAGTAGACGGCAGAGACACCTTACCTCTGGATTTTCCATTGAGCTCTCAGTCTCTTCTGCATGGATTTGTATCCACTGTTGGTAGAAAACAGCT includes:
- the ift52 gene encoding intraflagellar transport protein 52 homolog, which encodes MEKEQHNTVVFNSSKRELFSTNSGYKSMQKRLRAQWKIQSMKEELSLDKLKGVRLWITAGPREKFTASELEVLKHYLDTGGNVLVMLGEGGEMKYDTNINFLLEEYGIMVNNDAVVRNVYYKYFHPKEALVSNGVLNREISRAAGKVVTGITEDENIGNDAQALTFVYPYGATLSVMKPAVAVLSTGSVCFPLNRPVLAFHQGKETGKLAVLGSCHMFSDQYIDKEENSKIMDVVLQWLMTDNIQLNQIDAEDPEITDYNMLPDTGCLSDQLRVCLQEGDENPRDFTSLFDMSLFNLSTDTLPQVIGAYKQLNVKDEPLQLITPQFETPLPQLQLAVFPPALSDLPPPMLDLFDLDETFSSEKVRLAQLTNKCTDDDLEFYVRKCGEILGVTPKLDKDQRDAKHILEHIFFQVVEFKKLNQEHDMDTEAQFTNAL